GTTGATGACAGGGTGGCGGATGGCATAACGTTCAATGGCCTTTTGGATCTGGACGGATTCCCCTTCGTTCGAGAATTTTGCCGAATGGACGCCGATCACCGTCAGGCTGTCGGGATATTTTTCCTCGAGGTAGGCGAGGTCGGGCAAAACATGCATGCAGTTGATGCAGCAGAACGTCCAGAAGTCGAGAAGAACGACTTTTCCGCGAAGCCCGGCAAGAGACAGGGGACGATCGGTATTCATCCAGTCCATCCCCGCGGGAAATTCGGGTGCGCGAACCCGGGACGTGAGTGGAGAAGATGGCATCAGGGCTCCTGGCAAGGAATGATGGATTCTTGTTTTTCTTCTGTCAGGGGTTCATTCTGGATCGCAGGACGCATCTTTGCAAGACGGACGAAGTCGCTTCATCCGGGACTCCGGGCAGAGGATAAGGACGGGCATGACAGACAAACATGATCTTTACAGGATGCAGAAAGGATTTTTTCGGGACGCTTACCGTTCCGGTCGGATCGGCTGGCCCAGAACGGGCGTGTCTCCGATCGTCCGGACGGCCTTCGAGCGGGGATATCTGGGTCCCGGAAGCAGGGTGCTCGAGATCGGTTGCGGAGAAGGTCGCAATCTCCGTGGTTTGTGGCCGGGAACCGCCGCCGCCGTCGGGATGGATTATGTGGAGGAGCCTCTCCGGACGGCAAGAAAGTCCCTACCGGAAAAGGTGTCTCTCGTTCAGGGAGACCTGTTTGCCCTGCCCTTCCGGGAAAAGTCCTTTGATGTCGTTCTTGACTGGGGTGTTTTTCATCATTTGAAAAAGCCGGAACGGGAACGATATCCGCTCTGGCTCCTTCATCTGGTGGGTTCCGGAGGAATCCTTTTGCTGGGTGCCTTTTCGGAAAAATTCCGCCATCATCCCGGAGAAGTCCGCCGGCAAATGTTCGTCCGGCATCGGGGCCATTACGATGTCTTTTTTGACAGGGACCGGTTTTCCCGCGCCATGGGACCCCGCTGGAAACTCCTCTGGCAGGGAGAGGAAAATCAGGGTGACGGGCTTTCCTATTATCGCCTGGGAATCTTTCAGTGCATGGCGTGAAACGAGTGTCTCGTCCCGGCGAGAGTGAACACGGTTTCTGACCGCTGGCAGGGGAACAGCATTTTCCGGGGAGAGATTTTCCGGAAGGGTCTCGCCGAAATTCGGATTTGGAGAGACCCGGCTCCATCCCGGTCAGAAAGGGGGTTCCCAGGGGATATAGGGACGACCGTGTTCTCCGCGCCGGGCGATTGTGAGATAGCCGGTGTGTCCGATGATCCGATGGGCCGGCCGGACGGAGGTGGGACCGAATTCCCAGTCCCGCACAATGGTTTCCACCGTCTGCACCAGGTGAAAGCTTCCGCTGTCCTTGAGGGCAAGAGACAGGGTGTGGACCTGGAGCGGGGTCGGAACCCACGTGAGGAGGATTCCGCCCGGTCGCAGAATACGGGGCAGTGTCCGGAGAGCGGCCCAGGGTTCCGGCAGATCGAGAAGAACCCGGTCGAATGGTTCTGGCCCGAGCATGGTGGGCAGGTCCGGCCCGGAGATGTCGCCAAGGATCAGCCGATGGGAAGAGAGAAGCTCCGGCGCCAGTCGCTCCAGATTTTCCATGGCGAGGACGGCATGCTCTTCTCGTTTTTCGACGGATGTGACATGCCCCCCGGGAGCGCACATCCTTAAAAGAGAGAGGGTCATGGCCCCCGATCCGATTCCGGATTCGAGCACCCGAAGACCTGGACGGATGTCCCCCCACATGAGGATCATTCCCTGATCCTTGGGATAGATGACCTGGGTCCGTCTTTTCAGGTGGGTGAGAGTCTCCCGGAGGGTAGGCCGGAAGATCGTGTATTCTTCCCCTTTTTCCATCGGAACGGAAGCCCCTTCCTGGCCTTCCCGGAGAAGGAGGTCATGGGGTATTCTCAGTCCATTGATGTTGGTGGTTTTGTTGGGTTCAAGTGCGGGGATGTAATGGCTCCGGCCGCGGGAATCGTAAAGGATAAGGGGTTCGCCCGGAAGAAAAGACATGATGGGGAATTATACGGCGGCCTTCTTCAGGACTCAAGAGGCGTCTTTTCCGCCCGGGGCAGTGGATGCCCCGATTTTGGTGCGGGGGGACGGATGTGGTATTCTCTCTGATCATCGGAAAACCAAAACCCATTGTTTCAGGAGAGGCACACAAGTATGGAACACAGACCGATAGCGTTCAGGTTCCAGCCGGGAGAAACGGTCCTTATCCATGTCACGAACGAGCTGGGGCTTGTGGAAAGCCGTACGCGCGGCTACTGGAAGGCGAACGAATATGATGTGATCGTCCCGCCGGGAAACGGCCGGATGAGGGTTCGTGAAGAAAATCTTGGAAAAGTCCCCCGGGAAAAATGGATCCGGGCTCTCGAATCCATGGCCGGCATCGAAAAAATGCCCTCCATGGTCAAAGATGCCGTCCATCGTTCACCGGCGCTGGAAAAACCGTCCGGAAAAGAAAAGTAGAACACCGCTCTTGCCGCAGGAGAGAAGAGTGAGACTCCTGCGGCGACACCAACGGAAAATGTGTTCAGTATGTCGGCAGGGACCGGTCGACGACTCGTGCATAGGCGTCAATCCCGCCCCGAAGATTCTTGATTTTTTCAAAGCCGTTCTTTTTCATGAACTGACACGCCTGCATGCTTCTTGCTCCATGATGGCAATAAACCACAATGTCTTTTTTCGGGTCGATCTGGGAGAGCATCTGCGGCAGTTTTGCCAGCGGTATGTGACGTGCTCCCGGAAGTTTGACGCGGGCATGCTCCCAGTCTTCCCGGACATCGATCAAAAGAATGTCCTCCCCCCGCTCCATCCTTTCCTTGAGCTCCTGGGGAAGGATCTCGATGTCACCTCCTCCGAACAGTCCTCCAAACATGGTGGCTCCTTTCACAGAGATCGTATTGCCCGGGCCGGACTGGTCCGGCCCGGAAACGTCATGGTTTTTGGGTGATGCTGACGGCCGGATCGAGATCCAGACGGGTGGTGTCCAGTGTGGAGAGGATCCCGTGGACGGCGCGTCCCTCTCCGAAAACGGAGTCGATGTTGCCGATTTTTGTGATCAGGGGAGTCCATTGATTGTGGGACCCCACTTCAAATAGTACTTTCTGTCCCTGGACAGATACAAGCTTGAGCCAGGCATAGCGGCCGAGAAGCGGGAGGCTTTGTCCGGCAGACAGTTTGATGGGACGGCTGTTATAGATCATGCCTCCGATATGGTGGGCGATCGGGCAAGCGATGGGGAAGTAGCTCCACCCCTTGAGAGTTCCAAAGGCGGTATTTGTTTTCTGTTCCCGCACACCTCCATAAATCCAGAGTCTGGCCTTCCGGTCGTGGACAGAACCCTTCGGCCAGAGAACGACCGCAAGAGGACCGTCGATGGCGACCATCCGTTGGCGCAGGGCGCTTGATTCCGGCAGTGCGGAAGAAGGAGTGTCCCGCAGAACAAAATGGCGGACGTGACCTTTCTTCGGGTGGATGGTGACCGAAATGGTTCCTCCTTTTCCGGAGGAACGGATCTTTCCGATCGTGACGAGCCCGTCTGGAGTTTTGAAGGTCTGCCCTTCTGTGGCATCCCCGAAAAAGTCCTTTCTGGTTGCCCACCACTCCGCACCGATTTCTGTTCCCGACAGCGTCCGATAGAGAACTTTTCCTTTTTCGGTTTTTGCGATCACCCCCTGAAGGTACGTCATCGGCGTCTGGTTCGCCCAGGATTGACGCGCGTCCTGCCATCGCTCGGTCACGGCCCAGGGACGGATCGAAACGCCGTCATAGGTTCTCCATGCCAGAACGGGATTGGGCACGACCTTGGGAATCGGCGGTGAAAGAAGACGGTAAAGATGGTTTCCCACGGCCGTCCAATGTTTGGAGTCGACTTCGACATTTTTCCGGACGAGGATTTGCGGGCGGTAATCGACAAAATAGTATTTCTTTCCCAGAAAAAAGTCTGCTGCACCCGTCATCGGAACCTCTCCACGGGCAGGAGAGGAGTCGAAATAAATCCCCCCGGCCGGGATCGTGACCGTATTGTTCTGAACCCGGCTGCCCTTGATGACCAGAACCTCATATTTGGGAATCGTCACCCCCATCTGGTTCTTGTATTTTTTTCCCTGGATCCAGCCGGGAATGCCCTGAAAGTCGAAGACAGGATTTTCAGGCAAAAGGGTGGCTCCGGGAAGTCGGGAAGCGCTTCCTTCCTTGACAGGAAAAAAGAGGGGGGAGTGAAATGGCGGAAGAACGTCCTTCTGGGCGGCCCGGGAGGCTTCCGGCGCACCCAGAGCCAGTGAAAGAGAAAGAAGAGCAGCTGTCGAAACCAGAAGATTCTTTCGTGTTTTTTTCATCTTGCCTCCTTAGCGTTGGGGTGAGGTGAAACCATATTGCTGATAGATGGCACGAGCGCGAGAAGACTGGAGAAACTTCAGCCACAACCGGGCATTTTCGGCATGTGGTGCCCCTTTTGCCATAGCGGCGACATAGGTTGCTTCGGTGTTCAATTTTGCCGGAATCCGGACCACGTCGATCGGATGGCCGATTTTCTTCTGGAAGAGGGCCTCCGAAATCCAGGTGATTCCAGCATCCGACTGACCGCGCAAGATCCGGTAGGCGGTCTGGCGATGGTGGATATGGGTCAGGTAAGTCGTCTTGTTCTTCCGTTTTTCGACAAAAATTTTGTGGACGAGTTTCGGACCGCCGGCTTTCAGGAGGGAAGCCCGGATCTGCTGCCCGATTCCTTCCCATTTCGGATTGGGGAGAGACAGCCGGAGACTGGAGTTTCCAAGGTCCGAAAGAGTCCGGATATGCTTGGGATTCCCTTTCCGGACCATGAGTGCCAGGTTGTTCCGGGCGTAAGCCACGAGTTTTCCGGTGACCATACCGGACTTCACTTCTTTTTTCATCCTTTTCAGGCCGCTTTCGTAAACATCCGGCCGGACTGTCAGGTGAAGGTTTCCGATCGTGATCCCCTTGCGCACCATCTGTTTGGCAAGAATGCCGGGAGGCAATGTTTCATAAAAGATGTGGCGGATTTCGGGGTGTTCCTTTTTGAAAGCCCGGATGAGCTCTGGAAAAACCATGAACTGGTTTCCTGCGACAAACAGAGTCAGTTGGGTCTTCGCCGGATTCCCGTGGAGATCCGGAACATTGTCGACGCCGTCGACCGTGAAAGGGAGACCCACGGGGGGAATGTTCCCCCAGGGAGCTTCGATCGACGTCGCCCTTGCATCGGGTGCTCCGAAGGGAGTGGAGCTTTTGACCGGAAAAAGGCCGGCGGTTCCGGCAAAAATTGTGAAAAGGACCATTCTCCCCATTCTGCGGAGTTGTGGCAGGGAGGTCGGAGCGGGAGAAAGGCCGTTTCCGGATTGAGTGTTCATGTCAACCTCCTGAAGGTTCTTCGGATGGCATCATCCGTTCTGGAAAAGTTGGTCCTCACGAAATCATCTGAAACGCGTCCCTATCGTAACAGGTTTTAAAAACCGATAAAGACAATGATTCTTATCTGTCGGGAAAGTTTATTAAATGAGGGCATCCGGAAAAAAACTTCTGGAAACAGGATGGATGGGCCAGTTCCCATTGTCCCATGGAGAGGAAGAGGAGAATGAACGTCACGGGGAGAAAGTTCGGGGGCAGTTACCTGTTGGTTTTTCTGTGCATTTGTGCGGCTCTCGTCTGCTTGGTTCCAGAGCGCGCCATCGCGTCTCCCGGAGGAAACAATCTGTTTGGCGTGGGAATTGAAGGGGAAGGAATGGATCCTGTCAATGTCCCGGGGGCAGATGGTAAATGGCTTGCGGGGGGAGGGTTCAATCTCCAATATTGGTTTACAAAGAATTTCGGGGTTCGGGCCGGGGCAGACTATTTGGCGAACACGATGAAAAGCAGCGCGATTCCGGGAGACATCCTGCCTTTTTACAGTGGTCTCCTTGTCAACCTTTTCACCTGGGCCCAGGCTTCGGTGGACGTGTTTGGCGACTTCGGACAGGCGATGCTGAACGGCGTGGACAATACCTATTTTGATGCGGGAGCCCAGGTGAACAGTGCGCTTTCGTCCGGACGGCAGTTTTTTCTGGAAGTTCGTTGGCGGGAAATCGGAGCCGGAGTGTTTCCGGTCCCCTATCAGTTTGTCTCAATCGGAGCCGGAGTGAATATTTTCTAGTGGCCCGTGCGCATCCGAATCCAGCTTTCTGAATCCGGAAATTGTCCGGGATACCGGGCAGGGAGTCTCCGGGGGGATGGACAAAAGGGCCAGGATGGGAGGGATACGAGCGGCATGAAGATGACGGACAGTATCGTGGTGCGGCTGGGGCTGGCTCTGGGCGTTTCCGGGCTTCTGATTGTCTATGCCATGAGCTCTTCCCTGAAAGGGATTTCAGTCTTTCGCTCGGATGTAAGCCGAATTCTGGAGCAAAACCAGCTTCTGGTCCTGAGCGATCAGAAAGTCATTGCCTATGGTCTTCTGGAAGAAATGGCATTACGGAATCTTCTTCTGAATCCTGACGACTCCGTGGCCGCCCGGAATCTTCACAAGTTTGAAAAAATGTCCCTCGGCATGCTTTCCCAGGGAAAATCGGAAACCTATACCCTGAAAGACCCTGTTTCCCGAGCGAGAATCCTGCGGGATCTGGACGCGCTTGAAACAAAGTTTAAAGATCACCTTGCCACGATTTCTCTCATTCTCTCCATTTTGCCGTCGGACCGGACCAAGGCCCTTCGCCTGATGAAGGTCAGGGAAGTTTCGGAATGGAGAAAGATTCGTCGGGATATCCAGGCTCTGATAAGCATCAGTCAGCACGATGTGGCGGTCAAGCAGGAGCAGCTGAGCGAAAAATACCACAGGATCATGCTGGAATCGATATCGACGGCAGCGTTTGGAATCGCATTTTCCATTCTGGCTCTTGGACTCGTGTATCTGCGTTTCCGGAAGGGGGTCGGGCAAGCTCTTCTTGTCTCCAAAAAACTGGCAAATTGTGATTTGTCCTTTTCTCCCAAAGATCAGCATTCCGATGAGTTTGGAAAAATCATCCATGCCATCGATGGAGCGGTTGTTCGATTTCGCGACGTTATCGGATCGATCAAGTCGATTGAGGAAAAAATCACCGGCCATTCGCAAGACCTTTCCAGGGTGTCCGGTCAGACGGGAGAGAGTTCGCAGGAAATCCGTCGTCTGACGGCCAATGTGGTGCATGTGGATGAACGGATTGAAGAAGCTCTTTCAAGGTCGATCGGATTGTCCAGGGAGACCACGAAGGAAGCAGAGAAAATTGTGGAGGTTTCCCAGGAAGGCGTCCAGATCGGAGAGCGTTCAAAAACGGCCTACGAGCATATCCTCCTGAATATCCGGAAGACCCGGGAATCTCTCCGGAAGCTTTCCGACTCGGTGTCGCGTGTCAACAAGGCGACGAGCTCCGTTCGGGAAATTTCGGAACAGACAAATCTTTTGGCCCTGAATGCTGCGATCGAGGCGGCAAGAGCGGGGGAGGTCGGAAAGGGATTTGCTGTGGTTGCCGAGGAAGTTCGAAAGCTCTCCCAGAAAAGCAGCGAATCCACAAAAGAGATCGGAGAGGTTGTAGACCAGATCCGGGCGATGTCCGAGGAAACCGGCATTCTGATGGAGTCGACGGAGAAAGTTGTTGGCGCGGGGGCCGAAGCGACAGCAGAAACCGGTCAGGCGTTTGGATCGATTCACAAGGCGGTCTCGAACTTGCCATCCTTTATGAAAGAGATTGACAGTTCTTTTGAGACTCTCAGGACCGAACAGGAAAAATCGCGGACGGAAGTCCAGGAGATCGACCGGTTTTCGGATCAGCTGATGTCGGGACAACAAACGCTGGATGTGGTTTCTGCCAACCTCCAGGAACAGGCGATGGAACTTGAAGAAGCGGTTCGCCAGTTCCGGTTTTGACGCCTGACAGGACAGCCGGAAAGATCCAACGCCTGTCTTGAGCAGGACGTGCATTTTTCATGTTTTACAGCAAAGACTTGGAAAGTTTTTTGAACGCTTCCTGGTCAATCTTGACGTTCGAACGGTTTTCCAGCTGCATCTGGAAAGACTGCAGTGTTTCCTCCTGGAGTGCCAGCCTCTTTTTCTGCCAGTCATCCAGACCGGCGGCCGTTTTTTCATCTGTGGGAGAAGCCGGAGCAGCCGGAGTCTGAATCGCACGCACCAGAACCTGGGCCCGCTGCACGAGAAGGTCTTCCCGGATGGACTGTTCGAAGTCTTTCGCAGACTGGTGGGTCTCGAGCAGAAATTGTGTGTAGAGCTTGCTTGAAAAAACGGGAGGATTCCCTTCCTGAAAGAAGGGGATGCGGCTGACTTCACTGACAACGACCGCGTCGGGTACAATGAGGTGGAGATGGTTCGCCTCATCGATCCAAAGCTGCCGGAAGATCATGTTCCGGAGAACCAGACCCGGAAAGTTGAGTTCTGTCAGGATCTTTTTCCCCAAAGCCCCGTTCAGTAGTCTCTGGTAGTTGTTTTTCATGATTTCGTAGTCCCGGGAAAACTCTGTTGCATAGAGCGGTGTGCCATTGATCCGGGCCACGATTCCGGGCTTTCCCGATTTATAGGCGGAAAAGCCCCACCACCCCATCGAGACGACGAAAATCGCCCCCACGAGAATCATGAGGGTTCCCAGGACCTTTGGGCGTTCAACAGCGACCTTTCGAATCCATTCCAGCATCATATCCTCTCTTGGGCCCGAAGGACCCGGGTTTTTCCATGCAGATACATATTTTTGATCCTTCCATTTTAGGTGTTCGTTTCAAACTCTGCAAATTTTCCCTCGGAAGAAGAGTGGACGGGGAGGGATTTCTGGGCCCGTCCGGGTCCTGTCCGCATGCACCAGAACGGTGACTCTCCATTGTCCGGGATACGGCGTGGCATCAAGGAGGATTTGTTGCTTTATGACGGGTCCCGCATTAGAATCGGATCGCATGTTCACCCCGTCTCCCGGTGTTCCTTCCGTAAGGAATTTTGGCGTCAAGAGTGATCGGAATCTCAGGAAAGGATCCATGGCCTTTTACAAGGTCCGGAAAGCGCGTTTTTTCTCTGGCTCGGAGCTTTACGTTCCCCGGATTCAGAGGGATTTTTTGAAGAGCGGATCTCCGTCGGCCAGGATCCTGTTTTTCTGTTCTCCTGAACCCGAAATGTCCGGGTCTTTTGCCCATCCAGAACAAACAATGAGGAATTCCGGATGAATGTTCCGTTGCATGATATTCATCTCCGGGAAGGCGGCCATATGGTCGATTTCCATGGGTATACCCTCCCGGTCCGCTTTTCGTCCATTCTCGAGGAATCCCTTTTTGTCCGGGAAAAGGCCGGGTTGTTCGATATCAGCCATATGGGCCATTTCGTTCTTCGGGGGAAGGATGCACTCGGAGCAGTGAACAGGCTGATCACTTCAAATCTCGAGAATGTCCCTCCCGGAAAAGCGCTGTACGGACACCTTCTGAATCCGGCGGGCGGCGTCATTGACGATATTATGGCCTATCATTTTGGACGGGAGAGGGTCGATCTGGTCGTGAACGCCTCCAACCGGGGCGGGGATGCGCGCTGGATACGGGAGCACCTTCCCGCGGGGATAGAATTGGAGGACTTCTCCCCTGGCCACGTGGGGATGGCTATCCAGGGACCCCGGGCTTCCCGGGTTCTGGAGGATGTGCTTCCCGGCATTCTCGACATGCGCCGGAGAGAAACCCGCCTGCTCCAGATCGAAGGGGGTGAGGGGTTCCTGGTCAGTCGGACGGGATATACCGGAGAAGACGGTTGGGAATTTTTTGGCCCGGCCGGACCCGGGGTCTCCTTTTACGAAAAACTCCTTCATGCCGGAAAGAAGGCGGGAATTTTGGCCTGCTGCGGACTGGGTGCCCGGGATCTCCTCCGACTGGAAATGGGGTATCCCTTGTACGGACAGGAGCTGAACGACAGGTTCTCCCCCTTCGATGCGGGTCTTGCTTTCGCCGTTTCCCGGACAAAGTCGGAATTCATCGGGAGGACGTCCATTCTGGAAAGCGATGGACAGCCCCGGATCGATCCGGCCCATCCGTCTCTGGGAGGCTTCGTCGTGGAGGGAAGAGGGATCCCGCGGACCGGATGCCCGATGGAAAAGACGGACGGCACGCGCGTGGGAGAAGTGACATCCGGCGGATTCTCTCCCCGTGTCGGGAGCGGATTTGGCCTGGCGTATCTTGACCGCGATTTTCTCGAGTTTTTTCGGAACGGGGGTCCGGGACAGGTCCGCATTCATGGGATCGCCCATCCGGTCCGGCACAGGATGTGGCCGTTTGTTTCCGTCCATCGGGGGGATTCCGCTCCCTGAACCAGTGCCCTCTTGAATGGCTTGCGCCACTCTTTGATCAAGGGTGAGAGTGATTTTTTGTTTCGGGGAAAAGTCCGATTCACAAACCAGACAGTTTCACCAGGAGGAAACAATGACCGAAGCCAGACGATACACAAAAACCCATGAATGGATTGCCCCGGCAAACGTTCAGGGAGAGTGGAACGTCGGGATCACGGATTTCGCCCAGAAGGAAGTCACGGACGTGGTCTTCGTGGAACTTCCGAAGGTAGGACGTTCTGTTCCCCGGGGGGGAGAAGCGGCCATCATCGAGTCCGTCAAGGCAGCCTTTTCGATCTATGCTCCGGTTGCCGGCACAATTGTCGCCGTCAACCCGGACCTCGACAGTGATCCGGGACTCCTGAACCGGGATCCTTACGGGAAAGGATGGATCTTCCGTCTCAAGGCCGTCCAGCCGGAGGAGATCCCTGTCCTGATGGACGAAGGGGCCTATCAAAAGTTTCTGAAGGAGGGAGGGGGACACCCGGAACATGGCTGATTTTATTCCGCACACTCCCCGGGAAACACAAGAAATGCTGGGATTTCTGGGCCTGACTTCTCTCGAGGAGCTTGTCCGGCATTATCCGACGGACCGGACGTTCCCCTCTCTTCCCCTGGCCGGAGAAGGGATGACGGAACGGGAGGTCCTGGCAGAGCTCAGGGGGTTGGCCGCAAAAAACGCAGGATCATCGAAAGTGGTCGTTTTTCGGGGAGCAGGGGCGTACGACCATTTCATTCCGGAAGCCGTCCACGCTCTTGTCGGCCGAGGGGAGTTCCTGACCTCCTATACGCCCTATCAGCCGGAGGCGTCCCAGGGTCTTCTGCAGGCCATCTTCGAGTTTCAGACGGCCATCAGCCGTCTTTTCGGCATGGACCTGTCGAATGCGTCTCTCTATGATGGAGCCACGGCGGCTGCAGAAGCCTGCCTTGTTGCTGTCCGTCACACCGGACGTTCCATCCTCCTCGTGTCGGAAGGGATGGACCCGTCTGTCATCGAGGTGATCCGGACCTATACGGAAGGGCTGGGCGTTCGTCTCAGGCTCGTTCCGCTTACGGAGGGGCGAACCCGGATCGAAACCCTCCGGGAACATTTGTCATCGGAGGTGGCCGGCTTTCTGGGAGCGATCCCGACTTTCTGGGGAACAGTCGAAGATTTCTCCGGTTTCCGGGAGGCCCTGTCGGCGGAAGGTGCCCTGTTTCTTCTTCACGCAAACCCCCATGCCCTTGCGCTTCTTCGGACACCGGGGGAGTG
The sequence above is drawn from the Leptospirillum ferriphilum ML-04 genome and encodes:
- the gcvT gene encoding glycine cleavage system aminomethyltransferase GcvT encodes the protein MNVPLHDIHLREGGHMVDFHGYTLPVRFSSILEESLFVREKAGLFDISHMGHFVLRGKDALGAVNRLITSNLENVPPGKALYGHLLNPAGGVIDDIMAYHFGRERVDLVVNASNRGGDARWIREHLPAGIELEDFSPGHVGMAIQGPRASRVLEDVLPGILDMRRRETRLLQIEGGEGFLVSRTGYTGEDGWEFFGPAGPGVSFYEKLLHAGKKAGILACCGLGARDLLRLEMGYPLYGQELNDRFSPFDAGLAFAVSRTKSEFIGRTSILESDGQPRIDPAHPSLGGFVVEGRGIPRTGCPMEKTDGTRVGEVTSGGFSPRVGSGFGLAYLDRDFLEFFRNGGPGQVRIHGIAHPVRHRMWPFVSVHRGDSAP
- a CDS encoding class I SAM-dependent methyltransferase; translated protein: MTDKHDLYRMQKGFFRDAYRSGRIGWPRTGVSPIVRTAFERGYLGPGSRVLEIGCGEGRNLRGLWPGTAAAVGMDYVEEPLRTARKSLPEKVSLVQGDLFALPFREKSFDVVLDWGVFHHLKKPERERYPLWLLHLVGSGGILLLGAFSEKFRHHPGEVRRQMFVRHRGHYDVFFDRDRFSRAMGPRWKLLWQGEENQGDGLSYYRLGIFQCMA
- a CDS encoding SurA N-terminal domain-containing protein; translated protein: MMLEWIRKVAVERPKVLGTLMILVGAIFVVSMGWWGFSAYKSGKPGIVARINGTPLYATEFSRDYEIMKNNYQRLLNGALGKKILTELNFPGLVLRNMIFRQLWIDEANHLHLIVPDAVVVSEVSRIPFFQEGNPPVFSSKLYTQFLLETHQSAKDFEQSIREDLLVQRAQVLVRAIQTPAAPASPTDEKTAAGLDDWQKKRLALQEETLQSFQMQLENRSNVKIDQEAFKKLSKSLL
- the gcvPA gene encoding aminomethyl-transferring glycine dehydrogenase subunit GcvPA, with product MADFIPHTPRETQEMLGFLGLTSLEELVRHYPTDRTFPSLPLAGEGMTEREVLAELRGLAAKNAGSSKVVVFRGAGAYDHFIPEAVHALVGRGEFLTSYTPYQPEASQGLLQAIFEFQTAISRLFGMDLSNASLYDGATAAAEACLVAVRHTGRSILLVSEGMDPSVIEVIRTYTEGLGVRLRLVPLTEGRTRIETLREHLSSEVAGFLGAIPTFWGTVEDFSGFREALSAEGALFLLHANPHALALLRTPGEWGADLATGEGQPLGISLSAGGPYLGLMTASRTFMRKIPGRLVGQTVDQEGRRAYVLTLQAREQHIRREKANSNICSNETLLSIAATIYLSLLGPRGLYEAAAASHQNAMTLRRGLGEIPGIRLLHEGVPHFHEFAVDLPMDARTFSHNLLERGYLGGLPLSGPGRGENRMLWCATEIRTDEEIRGVLAAAKEILAGGNRR
- a CDS encoding rhodanese-like domain-containing protein translates to MFGGLFGGGDIEILPQELKERMERGEDILLIDVREDWEHARVKLPGARHIPLAKLPQMLSQIDPKKDIVVYCHHGARSMQACQFMKKNGFEKIKNLRGGIDAYARVVDRSLPTY
- the gcvH gene encoding glycine cleavage system protein GcvH, with amino-acid sequence MTEARRYTKTHEWIAPANVQGEWNVGITDFAQKEVTDVVFVELPKVGRSVPRGGEAAIIESVKAAFSIYAPVAGTIVAVNPDLDSDPGLLNRDPYGKGWIFRLKAVQPEEIPVLMDEGAYQKFLKEGGGHPEHG
- a CDS encoding substrate-binding domain-containing protein encodes the protein MNTQSGNGLSPAPTSLPQLRRMGRMVLFTIFAGTAGLFPVKSSTPFGAPDARATSIEAPWGNIPPVGLPFTVDGVDNVPDLHGNPAKTQLTLFVAGNQFMVFPELIRAFKKEHPEIRHIFYETLPPGILAKQMVRKGITIGNLHLTVRPDVYESGLKRMKKEVKSGMVTGKLVAYARNNLALMVRKGNPKHIRTLSDLGNSSLRLSLPNPKWEGIGQQIRASLLKAGGPKLVHKIFVEKRKNKTTYLTHIHHRQTAYRILRGQSDAGITWISEALFQKKIGHPIDVVRIPAKLNTEATYVAAMAKGAPHAENARLWLKFLQSSRARAIYQQYGFTSPQR
- a CDS encoding methyl-accepting chemotaxis protein, translating into MKMTDSIVVRLGLALGVSGLLIVYAMSSSLKGISVFRSDVSRILEQNQLLVLSDQKVIAYGLLEEMALRNLLLNPDDSVAARNLHKFEKMSLGMLSQGKSETYTLKDPVSRARILRDLDALETKFKDHLATISLILSILPSDRTKALRLMKVREVSEWRKIRRDIQALISISQHDVAVKQEQLSEKYHRIMLESISTAAFGIAFSILALGLVYLRFRKGVGQALLVSKKLANCDLSFSPKDQHSDEFGKIIHAIDGAVVRFRDVIGSIKSIEEKITGHSQDLSRVSGQTGESSQEIRRLTANVVHVDERIEEALSRSIGLSRETTKEAEKIVEVSQEGVQIGERSKTAYEHILLNIRKTRESLRKLSDSVSRVNKATSSVREISEQTNLLALNAAIEAARAGEVGKGFAVVAEEVRKLSQKSSESTKEIGEVVDQIRAMSEETGILMESTEKVVGAGAEATAETGQAFGSIHKAVSNLPSFMKEIDSSFETLRTEQEKSRTEVQEIDRFSDQLMSGQQTLDVVSANLQEQAMELEEAVRQFRF
- a CDS encoding tRNA (adenine-N1)-methyltransferase: MSFLPGEPLILYDSRGRSHYIPALEPNKTTNINGLRIPHDLLLREGQEGASVPMEKGEEYTIFRPTLRETLTHLKRRTQVIYPKDQGMILMWGDIRPGLRVLESGIGSGAMTLSLLRMCAPGGHVTSVEKREEHAVLAMENLERLAPELLSSHRLILGDISGPDLPTMLGPEPFDRVLLDLPEPWAALRTLPRILRPGGILLTWVPTPLQVHTLSLALKDSGSFHLVQTVETIVRDWEFGPTSVRPAHRIIGHTGYLTIARRGEHGRPYIPWEPPF